ATCTCGATCTTCGGCACGCTCTCGAGCGTGCCAGTTGCGACCCTGCCATAGGGGTGATCGCCGAACGCGACTTCGAGGAACTTGCGGCCGGCCAGCGAGGATGGATAGGTCGATTCGCGCCGCAGTGTCGAGATGACCTGGGCACGGATGCGTTCGACGTCGGCCGGCTCGAAGTGCGGCGAGGTCAGCGCCATCCGCAACAGGTCGTAGGCCTCGTCCTTGTTGTCCTTGAGCATGCGAAGCGAACCGCGAAAGTGATCGCGGGTCGCCTGGAAGCTGAGCTCGATCGCGCGACGGTCGAGCCGCTCATGGTAGGTCTTGGAATCGAGATCGCCGGAGCCTTCGTCGAGCAGGTCGGCGACCAAATTGCCCACGCCGGGCTTGGCGGTCGGATCCTGGCTTGCCCCGCCGCTGAAGGCATACTCCATCGCGATCAGGGGGACGGTCGCGTCCTGCACAAACCAGGCCTCGATGCCGCCGGGCGACACCACGCGCTGGATCTTCGCGGCAGCCTGCGAGGGCGCAGATGACAGCGCCAACAACGCTGTGCAGGCGCTGCCGATCAACGCGGCGCGGCGGGTGATGGTATAGGTCACGAGCGCTTCTCCTCGCGTTTCGGGGCAGCATCCTTGATCAAATAGCCGGTGACCGACCGCTTCTTGTCCAGCCATTTGGCTGCGGCAGCGCGCACCTGCTCGGCGGTGACGGCGCGGATGCGATCCGGCCAGCTCCTGATATCGTCGATGCTCAGGCCCGTGGTCAGTGCCCCGCCATACCAGCGTGCCAGCGTCGCCTGATTGTCCTGGGCATAGATCGCTTCCGCTATGAGCTGGGTCTTGACCCGCTCGAGGTCCTCGGCCTTGGCAGTGTTCTGCGCGAGGTCGGCGATCACCTTGTCGATCGCTTCTTCGATCTGTGCAAACTCGACGCCGGGCTTCGGCGTCACCGAGATCGAGAATTGGGACGGGTCGAGCGCCGTGCCCTGGTAGCCTGCCCCGGTGCTGATCGCCAGCCCATGGTCGATCACCAGCGAACGGTAGAGATAGGAGTTCGCTCCGCCGCCCATCAACTGCGCGAGCACGTCGAGCGCGGGACTTTCGCCGGCCGCCGCCGTCGTGGCCGACGGCACCAGATAGTAGCGGCGCAGGCTGGGTTGCTCGACGCGCGGATCGGACAGCGTGACGGTGCGCGGCGCCGCCGGCGTCGGCTCCTGCGGCCGGATCCGCTTCTCGGCGATCGAATGCTGGGCCGGGATCTGGCCGAAATTCTTTTCCACCAGCGGGCGGACATCCTTGACGTCGACGTCGCCGGCGATGATCAGGATCGCGTTGTTCGGCGCGTAGAAGCGCTTGTAGAAAGCGAGCGCATCCTTGCGGTCGAGCTTTTCGATCTCCTGGTGCCAGCCGATCACCGGGCGACCATAGGGATGGTTGAGGTAGAGCGCGGCCATGATCTGCTCGGTCAGCCGCGCGTCGGGATTGTTGGCGACGCGCATGTTGTATTCTTCGAGCACCACGTCGCGCTCGGGCAGCACGTTCTCGTCCTTGAGGATGAGGCCGGTCATGCGGTCGGCCTCGAACTCCATCATGGTGGGAAGCTGCTCGCGCGGCACGCGCTGGAAGTAGCCGGTGTAGTCGAACGAGGTGAACGCGTTCTCATTGCCGCCGACCCGCAGCACCGTCTGCGAAAACTCGCCGGCCGGATGCTTGGCGGTGCCCTTGAACATCAGGTGCTCGAGGAAATGCGCGAGCCCGGATTTGCCCGGCGTCTCGTCGGCGGAGCCGACCTTGTACCAGATCATCTGCGTGACGACGGGCGTGCGGTGATCGGGGATCACCACGACCTGCAGGCCGTTGTCGAGTGTGAAGCTGGCGGGACGTTCCGAGGTGACCGTGGTCTGGGCGTGGAGGCCGCTGCCCGGCAACGAGATGGTCGAAATAAGCGTGGCAGCGAGAAGGGCGATCGATCTACGTGAGGGCATCATGATCCTTATGGAAACCCGGACACACGGTCGGGGCGCGAAAGCACGCCATCGTACACGGGACTGCCCGTGCCGTTCGTCACGAAGCGGAGAGACAAGCGTCACTCCGCATTAAGCTTTGCTCATGTGAGGCCCAGCGGCCGACGCCACGCAATTATTGGATTGATTATTGGACTGGCTTTCCGGTCATGACGTCGTACTGGCCCTCTTTCGCCAGCGGCTTCTGCGGCCCGGTGCCATAGGCATAGTTCGACGATGGCGTCTGGTAACCCGGAGGCGGCTCGGTCAACGTTTCGCGGGTCGGCTCGCCCTTGAACGGTTTGGACTCGCTGCTGTTGCCCTTGAACATGCCCAGCAGTCCGCCGGTATAGCCGAGCTGGTCCGGCATCAGCGACGGATTCTTGGTCACGCCGGGCTCGATCGGCTCCTTGCTGTCGGTTGCCGTCTGCTGCTTTCGGCCAGCCTCGATCTCAGCCTGTGTCAGCGGCACAGCCTCCTGCCACGGCTCTTTCTTGACCTCCTTCTTGCGCGCCGCGATCATCGCCTTGCGCTTCGCAACATCGGGGTCCTTCGGCCAGTTCGGCGCGTCGGCTTGCTGCGCGGAGGCCGGTGGAGGCAGGTCGAGGTTCGGCGGAACCACCAGTGGGGAGCGTTCGCGGTAGTCGATGCCCTTGCTGGCCGCGCTCTTGGCGCCCAGGCCGGTCATCAAATTGTCGATGATCCGTTCTTCGAACGTCAGTCCGTCGTCACCGTCATCGTCACCATCGCCGGCGCGCACGGGGCCCGTCATCATGACAAAGCCGATCCCGGCTGCAACAAGTGCCAGATGCAGGCCGCGCAGCAGCGCCGGCCGGGACGTCTGGATCAGGTAATCGCGGGCTCTGGTGTTGCGCATCGCGCTCTTCCCATCTGAAAAATTCGGCAAAGCGTTCACTGGCTTAGGCACAGTTCCGCTGCATGCTGCCTGTCTGCCGCCGACCGGCTCCTATCGGCCGTGATCAGGGCGCTTTTGCGGCGGGTACCCCCAACACGGAATCAT
The DNA window shown above is from Bradyrhizobium sp. ISRA464 and carries:
- a CDS encoding pitrilysin family protein; translation: MMPSRRSIALLAATLISTISLPGSGLHAQTTVTSERPASFTLDNGLQVVVIPDHRTPVVTQMIWYKVGSADETPGKSGLAHFLEHLMFKGTAKHPAGEFSQTVLRVGGNENAFTSFDYTGYFQRVPREQLPTMMEFEADRMTGLILKDENVLPERDVVLEEYNMRVANNPDARLTEQIMAALYLNHPYGRPVIGWHQEIEKLDRKDALAFYKRFYAPNNAILIIAGDVDVKDVRPLVEKNFGQIPAQHSIAEKRIRPQEPTPAAPRTVTLSDPRVEQPSLRRYYLVPSATTAAAGESPALDVLAQLMGGGANSYLYRSLVIDHGLAISTGAGYQGTALDPSQFSISVTPKPGVEFAQIEEAIDKVIADLAQNTAKAEDLERVKTQLIAEAIYAQDNQATLARWYGGALTTGLSIDDIRSWPDRIRAVTAEQVRAAAAKWLDKKRSVTGYLIKDAAPKREEKRS